CGCTGATCGGCATGCTCGTCGCGCAGCACAAGCTCTCGCCGGACGCGTCGGCGCTGCTGCCCGAATGGCGCGACGCCGGCGATCCGCGCGCGCGCATCACGCTCGACGAACTGCTGCGGATGACGAGCGGCCTGCGATTCAACGAAGACTATGACGACCCGCTGTCCGACGTCGCCGTGATGCTGTTCACGCAGCCCGACACCGCGCGCTTCGCGTCGGCCATGCCGCTCGCGGCGCCGCCGGGCACGCGCTGGCATTATTCGAGCGGCACGAGCGCGATTCTCGCGCGCGTGATGCGCGACGCGATGGGCGGCACGGAAACCGACTACCTCGCGTTCCCCCAACACGCGCTGTTCGCGCCGCTCGGCATGCGCAATGCGTTCTTCGAGCCGGATGCGTCGGGCACGCTCGCGAGCGCGTCGTTCATGTATGCCAGCGCGCGCGACTGGGCGCAGTTCGGGCAGCTGCTCCTCCAGGACGGCGTGTGGGACGGCAAGCGCCTGCTGCCCGAAGGCTGGGTGCGCTACATGGCGCGCGCGACGCCGCAAGCGCCGCGCCGGGAATTCGGCGCGCATCTGTGGGTGAAGGTGCCCGAGCCGTTCAACGACCCCGATCCGCACGCGCCGGCGCTGCCGGCGGACGCGTTCCATGCGGTCGGGCACGAAGGCCAGTTCGTGAGCGTGGTGCCGAGCAGGCAGCTGGTGATCGTGCGGCTCGGTGTGTCGCGGCCGGAAGCCGCGTGGAATCACGAAGCGTTCCTCGCGCGCGTGCTCGACGCGGTGCCGGCGGCGGCGGCCCGGTGACGATGCAATGCCGCAGCGCCGGCCGCGCACGCGCGCGACGCCGCGTGCATCGTTACGGGTTCGCGCTGCCCGCGTACTTCTTGAAGCCCTCGC
The sequence above is drawn from the Burkholderia ubonensis genome and encodes:
- a CDS encoding serine hydrolase domain-containing protein is translated as MTLPFKSLILRGAAVAVAVTLGYAGYTLSRLAPIATGYAAKTLCSGVFVSGRPAASVIDVDIMAGVHPLLKLVRPSLDPEHRRAVATFAGFARREADFRPGLGCTLALGPAHDVLPAALPPVADPPHAVAVAAPAALSGIDTGKLQHALDRAFDEPDPARPRRTRAVVVLHRGRVIAERYAPGFSADMPLPGWSMTKSVTAALIGMLVAQHKLSPDASALLPEWRDAGDPRARITLDELLRMTSGLRFNEDYDDPLSDVAVMLFTQPDTARFASAMPLAAPPGTRWHYSSGTSAILARVMRDAMGGTETDYLAFPQHALFAPLGMRNAFFEPDASGTLASASFMYASARDWAQFGQLLLQDGVWDGKRLLPEGWVRYMARATPQAPRREFGAHLWVKVPEPFNDPDPHAPALPADAFHAVGHEGQFVSVVPSRQLVIVRLGVSRPEAAWNHEAFLARVLDAVPAAAAR